One region of Quercus lobata isolate SW786 chromosome 2, ValleyOak3.0 Primary Assembly, whole genome shotgun sequence genomic DNA includes:
- the LOC115971550 gene encoding protein CREG1-like, with product MEILILILRIFGFSEIPKIFELINLVSIIYLVLIFVGFHGFVQGWLLTEKKPNPKDIAARDRWLVSQNFWGVLNTVSIDLGGATFGNVVSFSDGLPHKGSGIPYFYLATFDPSAKDAMKDERSSFTISEYPLGTCGKIDPENSSCAKITLTGKLKLVDKNSKEAGLAKIALFSKHKEMKDWPKNHNFRFYKLTIEHIFLIDGAGGPNSLTLDQYLHPKK from the exons ATGGAgatcttgatcttgatcttgaggatttttgggttttctgaGAT tcccaaaatttttgaattgatcaatttagtctcta TTATATACTTGGTCTTAATATTTGTGGGCTTCCATGGTTTCGTACAGGGATGGTTACTCACAGAAAAGAAACCTAACCCAAAAGATATTGCTGCCAGAGATCGTTGGTTGGTCTCTCAGAATTTTTGGGGAGTCTTAAA TACTGTTTCAATTGACTTGGGAGGAGCAACATTTGG GAATGTGGTTTCATTCAGTGATGGACTACCTCACAAAGGTAGTGGCATCCCATATTTCTACTTGGCAACTTTTGATCCATCTGCCAAAGATGCAATGAAAGATGAGAGAAGTTCATTCACTATCAGCGAGTATCCTCTTGGAACTTGTGGAAAGATAGACCCTGAGAACTCCAGTTGTGCAAAAATTACACTCACAGGAAAG TTGAAGCTAGTTGATAAAAACTCTAAGGAAGCAGGATTGGCTAAAATCGCCTTGTTCTCAAAGCATAAGGAAATGAAGG ATTGGCCTAAAAATCACAACTTCAGGTTCTACAAGTTGACAATTGAGCATATATTTTTGATTGATGGGGCTGGTGGTCCAAATTCTCTCACACTAGATCAGTACCTGCATCCCAAAAAATGA
- the LOC115978315 gene encoding uncharacterized protein LOC115978315 — protein MGLFTYTMAGGGFILMGTWEALISTNPNHNSIQSSPLSTIHPPQQASSSKTKTNPSSSSSLTFVFFSVLSSLFLLNSLVSFFDALNSNDKTGSALQLQVLAIASLFLLYSLTGFVVNFKNFIPMPCSFLSLIGLFAFVEEFLLFYLQRKDPSGIENQYYDLLLVPIAVCLFATMMEVKSPKSNYPKMARGVGLILQGTWFVQMGISFYTNFIAHGCALHEKSRGNYTIRCKGHPEYHRARAVATLQFNCHLALMVILVVAIYSVFVRKYGVPGDFIQYRPLSAEMQQIENAQFTLDSDDDVGEEIKEVENMGKQNVGMLELGVNGHGSH, from the coding sequence ATGGGTCTCTTCACATACACCATGGCAGGCGGTGGATTCATCCTGATGGGTACATGGGAAGCCCTTATCTCCACAAACCCAAATCACAATTCTATCCAATCTTCACCTCTCTCAACAATTCACCCACCACAACAAGCTTCGTCGTcgaaaaccaaaacaaacccatcttcctcttcttctttaacCTTCGTTTTCTTCTCTGTCCTCTCTTCCTTGTTCCTCCTAAACTCCTTGGTCTCCTTCTTTGACGCCCTCAATTCCAATGACAAAACGGGCTCGGCGCTCCAACTACAAGTGCTCGCTATTGCCTCGCTCTTCTTGCTCTATTCCCTTACGGGTTTCGTGGTAAATTTCAAGAATTTCATTCCTATGCCTTGTTCTTTTCTTAGTTTGATTGGTCTTTTCGCTTTCGTGGaagagtttttgttgttttacttGCAGAGAAAAGACCCAAGTGGGATTGAAAATCAGTATTATGATTTGTTGCTTGTACCTATAGCTGTTTGTTTATTTGCCACAATGATGGAAGTGAAATCCCCAAAATCGAATTACCCAAAAATGGCTCGTGGGGTTGGGTTAATTCTACAGGGGACATGGTTTGTGCAAATGGGTATTTCTTTTTACACCAATTTTATTGCTCATGGATGTGCTTTGCATGAAAAGAGTAGAGGGAATTATACGATTAGGTGTAAGGGACACCCTGAGTATCACCGGGCAAGAGCGGTCGCCACGCTACAGTTTAATTGTCATCTCGCACTTATGGTGATTTTGGTCGTGGCGATTTACTCGGTTTTTGTCAGGAAGTATGGAGTTCCCGGTGATTTTATTCAGTATAGGCCGCTCAGCGCAGAAATGCAGCAAATTGAGAATGCACAATTCACTTTGGATTCTGATGATGATGTTGGTGAAGAGATTAAGGAAGTGGAGAATATGGGAAAGCAGAATGTGGGTATGTTGGAATTGGGTGTGAATGGTCATGGATCTCATTAG